The Cystobacter fuscus DSM 2262 genome contains a region encoding:
- a CDS encoding TetR family transcriptional regulator yields MSRWEPNAHERLQQAAMELFQERGYDRTTVEEIAARAGLTERTFFRYFADKREVLFSGSKDLEKLIVDTITGAPQTTAPLDAVATALEATAPMFEERRARSRTRQALIAAHAELRERELIKLSSLASAIAESLRGRGVARPAASLIAETGIAIFKSAFERWLEDPQEHDLSHHVRGALEELRLVTAATGAASSARPQTKATQRSRRSSP; encoded by the coding sequence ATGAGCCGCTGGGAACCCAACGCACACGAACGGCTGCAGCAAGCCGCGATGGAGCTCTTCCAAGAGCGCGGGTACGACCGCACGACCGTGGAGGAGATCGCCGCGCGCGCCGGGCTCACCGAGCGGACCTTCTTCCGCTACTTCGCCGACAAGCGCGAGGTCCTGTTCTCGGGCTCGAAGGATCTCGAGAAGCTCATCGTCGATACCATCACGGGTGCTCCACAAACGACGGCACCGCTCGACGCCGTCGCCACCGCTCTCGAAGCCACGGCGCCAATGTTCGAGGAGCGCCGTGCGCGGTCGCGCACACGGCAGGCCCTCATCGCGGCGCATGCCGAGCTTCGAGAACGCGAGCTGATCAAGCTCTCATCGCTCGCATCGGCGATCGCCGAGAGCCTGCGAGGGCGAGGCGTCGCCAGGCCGGCCGCCAGCCTCATCGCCGAGACGGGGATCGCCATCTTCAAAAGCGCGTTCGAGCGCTGGCTCGAAGACCCCCAGGAGCACGACCTCTCACATCACGTCCGCGGGGCGCTCGAGGAGCTCCGACTCGTCACGGCCGCAACGGGCGCGGCGTCTTCGGCCCGGCCCCAAACGAAAGCGACGCAACGCAGTCGACGGAGTTCCCCGTAG
- a CDS encoding SDR family oxidoreductase — protein sequence MRVFVTGASGHIGSALVPELLAAGHEVVALARSDTSAAALASAGVEVRRGTLDDLDALREAAAAADGVIHLAFKHDVAFTGDYAGAAAADLRAIEAVGGALEGSGKPFVGTGGTLQLAFGVRGRIGTEDDVLESGPRVDSENAVIALGRRGVRSSVIRLAPTVHSSLDLHGFIPSLIAMARKNGFAAYVGEGSNRWPALHTLDAVRLFRLALEAAPAGSRLHGAADEGVPFRHIAEAIGRGLGLPVASISADDASKHLGFLATFAQLDNPTSSTRTRELLRWQPTHPGLLADLAERHYFEPSPSSGNAAA from the coding sequence ATGCGCGTCTTCGTCACCGGTGCGTCCGGTCATATCGGTTCCGCTCTCGTTCCCGAGCTGCTCGCCGCGGGGCACGAGGTCGTCGCCCTCGCTCGCTCCGACACCTCGGCCGCCGCATTGGCGTCCGCCGGCGTCGAGGTGCGCAGAGGCACCCTCGACGACCTCGATGCTCTCCGAGAGGCCGCCGCCGCCGCGGATGGCGTCATCCACCTCGCGTTCAAGCACGACGTGGCCTTCACCGGTGACTACGCGGGGGCGGCGGCGGCCGATCTCCGTGCCATCGAGGCCGTCGGTGGGGCGCTCGAGGGCTCCGGCAAACCGTTCGTGGGCACGGGGGGAACGCTCCAGCTGGCGTTTGGCGTGCGCGGTCGTATCGGCACCGAAGACGACGTCCTCGAGAGCGGACCGCGCGTCGATTCGGAGAACGCCGTCATCGCGCTCGGTCGGCGCGGTGTCCGCTCCTCGGTCATCCGTCTTGCACCGACGGTGCATAGCTCATTGGATCTCCACGGGTTCATCCCGTCGCTCATCGCGATGGCGCGTAAGAACGGCTTTGCTGCCTACGTCGGAGAAGGGTCCAACCGTTGGCCCGCGCTGCACACACTCGACGCGGTGCGCCTGTTCCGCCTGGCATTGGAAGCGGCGCCGGCGGGTTCACGTCTCCACGGTGCCGCCGACGAGGGCGTCCCGTTCCGCCACATCGCTGAAGCCATTGGCCGTGGCCTCGGGCTACCGGTGGCCAGCATCTCGGCGGACGACGCCAGCAAGCACCTTGGCTTCCTTGCCACCTTCGCGCAGCTCGACAACCCCACGTCCAGCACGCGCACGCGGGAACTGCTGCGCTGGCAGCCGACGCACCCAGGCCTGCTCGCCGATCTCGCCGAGCGTCACTACTTCGAACCTTCGCCGTCGTCTGGAAACGCGGCTGCTTGA
- a CDS encoding sigma-70 family RNA polymerase sigma factor gives MDTAHSLEEHRAALTGHCYRMLGSAAEADDAVQETMVRAWRNLDRFEQRASLRTWLYRIATRVCLDALSENSRRMRPMETGPVGTVNDTLTTRPGSYWLEPIPDALAVPADADPAERLMLRQSIRLAFVAALQHLPPKQRAVLLLTEVLGWSAAETAESLDTSVASVNSALQRARATLATHDLTQARAPLSDAQSTLVDQYVEAFERYDVTALTQLLHQDATLSMPPYSLWLRGHEAISAWLLGRGSGCRGSRLVPTLACGSPAFGQYRPGSEPGQPHQPWALIVLELSGDRITAMNSFLDTAALFPRFGLPKELAP, from the coding sequence ATGGACACCGCCCACTCTCTCGAGGAACACCGCGCCGCGCTGACCGGCCACTGCTACCGCATGCTCGGCTCAGCCGCGGAAGCCGACGACGCCGTCCAGGAGACGATGGTTCGGGCGTGGCGCAACCTGGACCGGTTCGAGCAGCGCGCGTCCCTGCGCACCTGGCTCTATCGCATCGCCACCCGCGTGTGCCTCGACGCGCTGAGTGAGAACTCGCGCCGCATGCGCCCGATGGAGACGGGTCCCGTGGGCACGGTGAATGACACGCTCACCACGAGGCCAGGCTCTTACTGGCTCGAGCCCATTCCCGACGCGCTCGCCGTGCCCGCGGATGCGGACCCCGCTGAGCGCTTGATGCTGCGCCAGAGCATCCGTCTGGCCTTCGTGGCCGCGCTCCAGCACCTGCCGCCCAAGCAGCGCGCGGTGCTGCTGTTGACCGAGGTCCTCGGTTGGTCCGCCGCCGAGACCGCCGAGAGTCTCGACACCTCGGTCGCCTCGGTGAACAGCGCCCTTCAGCGAGCGCGGGCGACACTCGCCACCCATGATCTCACCCAGGCCCGCGCACCCCTGTCCGACGCGCAGTCCACGCTCGTGGACCAGTACGTCGAGGCCTTCGAGCGCTATGACGTGACCGCGCTCACGCAGTTGCTCCACCAGGACGCGACCCTCTCGATGCCGCCCTATTCGCTGTGGCTTCGCGGTCACGAGGCGATCAGCGCCTGGCTATTGGGGCGGGGCTCGGGCTGCCGTGGCTCCCGATTGGTGCCGACCTTGGCGTGTGGTTCGCCCGCCTTCGGACAGTACCGGCCGGGGAGTGAGCCGGGGCAGCCTCATCAGCCGTGGGCGCTCATCGTGCTCGAGCTCTCGGGCGACCGCATCACCGCGATGAACTCGTTCCTGGACACGGCGGCGCTGTTCCCACGCTTTGGCCTGCCCAAGGAACTCGCACCGTAG
- a CDS encoding LysR family transcriptional regulator, protein MAVDGKLLGGMGVLAAVVDAGSFIRAAESLGMTQSGVSRAVARLEQRVGVRLFDRTARAVSLTDEGRRFYEQVAPLLAGIEDAAATVSDAAGAVRGLLRVNVDSAFGHNVLAPRLGEFLARYPALSVELVVRDRIGDLVAEGLDMAVRFGEAEPSGLISRQLARSRVLTCASPEYVARHGRPKHPSELAQGRHECIRVRNPFTESHFEWEFQRGEEVIPVNVQGRLVVNDSGSLIGAMLSGHGIGQPFEFSVRDLIDSGRLVKLLPAWSDEKYPVYVYHRSRELPAARVRAFIDFLLEIAK, encoded by the coding sequence ATGGCCGTCGATGGAAAACTCCTGGGAGGCATGGGTGTCCTGGCCGCGGTGGTGGACGCGGGAAGCTTCATCCGAGCGGCGGAGAGCCTCGGCATGACGCAGTCGGGAGTGAGCCGCGCGGTGGCCCGGCTGGAGCAGCGTGTCGGGGTGCGGCTGTTCGATCGCACCGCGCGAGCCGTCAGCCTGACCGACGAGGGACGGCGCTTCTACGAGCAGGTGGCGCCCCTGCTCGCGGGCATCGAGGACGCCGCGGCGACGGTGTCCGACGCGGCGGGCGCGGTACGGGGCCTGTTGCGCGTGAACGTCGATTCCGCCTTCGGGCATAACGTGCTCGCCCCCCGCCTGGGCGAGTTCCTCGCGCGTTACCCGGCGCTGTCGGTGGAGCTGGTGGTGCGCGATCGCATCGGAGACCTGGTCGCCGAGGGATTGGACATGGCGGTGCGCTTCGGCGAGGCCGAGCCCTCGGGCCTCATCTCCCGCCAGCTCGCGCGCTCCCGGGTACTGACGTGTGCCTCGCCCGAGTACGTGGCGCGGCATGGACGGCCAAAGCATCCGAGCGAGCTGGCCCAGGGCCGCCACGAATGCATCCGCGTCCGCAATCCCTTCACCGAGAGCCACTTCGAGTGGGAGTTCCAACGCGGGGAGGAAGTCATTCCCGTGAACGTCCAGGGACGGCTCGTGGTGAATGACTCGGGCAGCCTCATTGGCGCCATGCTGAGCGGCCATGGCATCGGCCAACCCTTCGAGTTCAGTGTGCGGGACCTGATCGATTCGGGACGGCTGGTGAAGTTGCTGCCCGCCTGGTCGGACGAGAAGTATCCGGTCTACGTGTACCACCGCTCCCGTGAACTGCCCGCCGCCCGGGTGCGGGCCTTCATCGACTTCCTGCTGGAGATCGCGAAGTAA
- a CDS encoding SDR family oxidoreductase — translation MEIQGKVVAITGASSGIGEATARRLAAQGARVVVGARRTARLEALVEDIRRQGGEAAYRQFDVTRREDVRSFVGFAVERFGRLDVLVNNAGVMPLSLMEHLKVEEWERMVDVNIKGVLYGIAAALPLFKAQGSGQFVNISSVGDRVVVPTSTVYCATKFAVRAISEGLRQEVGGSIRVTLVAPGVTESELAESISDPEMKRSAIEDLRKSIIPADAIARAIAFAIGQPADVDVNELVVRPTSQTF, via the coding sequence ATGGAAATCCAAGGCAAGGTCGTTGCGATCACGGGGGCGTCGAGTGGGATTGGCGAGGCCACGGCGCGCAGGCTCGCCGCGCAGGGAGCACGGGTCGTCGTTGGCGCACGGCGCACCGCGCGTCTCGAGGCGCTCGTCGAGGACATCCGCCGCCAGGGGGGCGAGGCCGCGTACCGGCAGTTCGATGTGACCCGCCGGGAGGACGTGCGGAGCTTCGTGGGGTTCGCCGTCGAGCGCTTCGGCCGGCTCGACGTGCTCGTCAACAACGCCGGCGTGATGCCGCTCTCCCTGATGGAGCACCTCAAGGTCGAGGAGTGGGAGCGGATGGTCGACGTCAACATCAAGGGCGTGCTCTACGGCATCGCCGCCGCGCTGCCGCTGTTCAAGGCGCAGGGCTCGGGGCAGTTCGTCAACATCAGCTCCGTGGGCGACCGCGTGGTGGTGCCGACCTCCACGGTGTACTGCGCGACGAAGTTCGCCGTCCGGGCCATTTCCGAGGGCTTGCGTCAGGAGGTCGGCGGCTCCATCCGCGTCACGCTCGTGGCTCCCGGCGTGACCGAGTCGGAGCTGGCGGAGTCGATCTCAGATCCAGAGATGAAGCGCTCGGCGATTGAAGATCTCCGCAAGAGCATCATCCCCGCGGACGCCATCGCCCGCGCGATTGCCTTCGCCATCGGCCAGCCCGCGGACGTCGACGTCAATGAACTCGTCGTCCGGCCCACGAGCCAGACGTTCTGA
- the nagA gene encoding N-acetylglucosamine-6-phosphate deacetylase, with translation MKRVLSGARVFTGEQFVDGHCVVLEDGHVAAVVPAPAAPTNAELVRLPGDALLVPGFIDTQVNGAGGVLFNDTPTAEAALAIAAASRRSGTTGLLPTFITDEQAKMQRACEATLEAMARPSSGVLGIHLEGPFISGDRPGVHEPRFIRTPDARDIDYLMALPGRLAPRSGRLLMTLAPERVEDGLLTRLASAGVLLAAGHTAAPYERTRDALRAGVRGFTHLFNAMPPLTNRQPGPALAALESEEAWCGVIADGVHVHPSLLRLLVKSKPAGKVYLVTDAMPPVGTDARSFTLYGQTILRRDGRLVTENGTLAGADIDMVTAVRNCVRLLRLPLEDSLRMASLYPASFLGLEGQLGRIARGYRADLALLRPDLTVLATWVAGQAQWY, from the coding sequence ATGAAACGCGTGCTGAGTGGGGCCCGGGTCTTCACGGGCGAGCAATTCGTGGACGGCCACTGCGTGGTGCTCGAGGACGGGCACGTGGCCGCCGTGGTGCCGGCTCCGGCCGCGCCCACCAACGCCGAGCTGGTCCGGCTGCCCGGGGACGCCCTCCTGGTGCCCGGCTTCATCGACACCCAGGTCAACGGCGCGGGCGGCGTGCTGTTCAACGACACGCCCACCGCCGAGGCGGCGCTCGCCATCGCGGCGGCCTCGCGGCGCTCGGGCACGACGGGACTGCTGCCCACCTTCATCACGGACGAGCAGGCGAAGATGCAGCGGGCGTGCGAGGCCACCCTCGAGGCCATGGCCCGTCCCTCCAGTGGCGTGCTCGGCATCCACCTGGAGGGCCCCTTCATCAGCGGCGACCGGCCCGGCGTGCATGAGCCGCGCTTCATCCGCACGCCCGATGCCCGGGACATCGACTACCTGATGGCACTGCCGGGGCGTCTGGCCCCCCGCTCGGGCCGGCTCTTGATGACGCTGGCGCCCGAGCGCGTGGAGGACGGCCTCCTCACGCGGCTCGCCTCGGCGGGAGTGCTGCTCGCGGCGGGCCACACGGCGGCGCCCTACGAGCGCACCCGCGATGCCCTGCGCGCGGGCGTGCGCGGCTTCACCCACCTGTTCAACGCCATGCCTCCCTTGACCAACCGCCAGCCAGGCCCCGCCCTGGCCGCGCTCGAGTCAGAGGAGGCCTGGTGCGGCGTCATCGCCGATGGCGTCCACGTCCACCCGTCGCTGCTGCGCCTGCTCGTGAAGAGCAAGCCGGCCGGCAAGGTGTACCTGGTGACGGACGCCATGCCACCGGTGGGCACCGACGCGCGCTCCTTCACCCTCTATGGGCAAACCATCCTGCGCCGGGACGGGCGGCTGGTGACGGAGAACGGCACCCTGGCCGGCGCCGACATCGACATGGTGACGGCGGTGCGCAACTGCGTGCGCCTGCTCCGGCTACCCCTCGAGGACAGCCTGCGCATGGCCTCGCTCTACCCGGCGAGCTTCCTCGGACTGGAGGGTCAGCTCGGGCGGATCGCGCGGGGCTACCGCGCGGACCTCGCCCTGCTGCGGCCGGACCTCACCGTGCTCGCCACGTGGGTGGCGGGTCAGGCGCAGTGGTACTGA
- a CDS encoding SIS domain-containing protein — MSLTPQPVHPMAPQVPAMAREAAQSADAARQQITRCSGTFAELGARLRQHPPRFIITCARGSSDHAASYGKYLIETTLGRAVASVGPSVASVYNTPLDWKDSLFIAVSQSGRSPDLLRLTEAAREAGALVVGFVNHEDSPLMRMCDVGVPLCAGPEQSVAATKSYLLSGLAFLQLVAHWSGEPELRDAVTRLPEALEAARALDWSPALLRLAEARGLYVLGRGIGLGAALEMALKFKETCRLHAEAFSTAEVLHGPLALVGPGFPVLALGQEDNSAGSTRDVVRRLVELGAEVRSVLDVPGTEALPTVPGIPTAIAPLCQVQSFYMAVHRLAVARRLDPDAPPHLRKVTETV; from the coding sequence ATGAGCCTCACTCCCCAACCCGTCCATCCCATGGCCCCGCAGGTCCCCGCCATGGCGCGCGAGGCCGCCCAGTCAGCGGATGCCGCACGCCAGCAGATCACCCGTTGCTCGGGCACCTTCGCCGAGCTGGGCGCGCGGCTGCGTCAGCACCCGCCCCGCTTCATCATCACCTGTGCGCGCGGCAGCTCCGACCACGCGGCCAGCTATGGCAAGTACCTCATCGAGACCACGCTGGGCCGCGCCGTGGCCTCGGTGGGGCCGAGCGTGGCGTCCGTCTACAACACCCCGCTGGACTGGAAGGACAGCCTCTTCATCGCCGTGTCGCAGTCGGGCCGCAGCCCGGACCTGCTGCGGCTGACGGAAGCGGCGCGCGAGGCGGGCGCGCTCGTCGTCGGCTTCGTCAACCACGAGGACTCCCCGCTCATGCGCATGTGCGACGTGGGCGTTCCGCTGTGCGCCGGCCCCGAGCAGAGCGTGGCCGCCACCAAGTCCTACCTGCTCTCCGGCCTCGCCTTCCTGCAGCTCGTGGCGCACTGGTCCGGTGAGCCGGAGCTGCGCGACGCGGTGACCCGGCTCCCCGAGGCCCTGGAGGCAGCGCGCGCGCTCGACTGGTCTCCCGCGCTGCTGCGGCTCGCCGAGGCGCGCGGCCTGTACGTGCTCGGACGCGGCATCGGCCTGGGCGCCGCCCTGGAGATGGCGCTCAAGTTCAAGGAGACGTGTCGGCTGCACGCCGAGGCCTTCAGCACCGCCGAGGTGCTCCACGGCCCGCTGGCCCTGGTGGGCCCCGGCTTCCCCGTGCTGGCGCTCGGCCAGGAGGACAACTCCGCGGGCAGCACCCGGGACGTGGTGCGCCGGCTCGTCGAGCTGGGCGCCGAGGTCCGCTCGGTGCTCGACGTGCCCGGGACGGAAGCGCTGCCGACCGTCCCCGGCATCCCCACCGCCATCGCCCCCCTGTGCCAGGTGCAGAGCTTTTACATGGCGGTGCACCGGCTGGCCGTGGCGCGCCGGCTCGACCCGGACGCGCCCCCCCACCTGCGCAAAGTGACGGAGACCGTGTGA
- a CDS encoding GntR family transcriptional regulator, which produces MSIHQSGVEALDRDALSNDLPLPLYLQLARYLRGQIVSGRFGHRDALPGEREMAERFSVSRVTVRKAIKELLDEGLLQQRQGVGTFVNRGTSPYVEQRLSTLTSFSEDMTSRGLTAGSLWLNRTVTAASPEEALALGLSPGATVSRMQRLRTANGNAMALEMAVIPTRFLADPLEVQGSLYDTLRRKGFTPHRALQRLSAIQLPAEQAEQLGVPEGSAALYIERRTLLEDGTPLEFVRSQYRGDAYDFIVELNLAAPAREVNR; this is translated from the coding sequence ATGTCGATTCATCAGAGCGGAGTGGAAGCCCTTGACCGGGACGCGCTGTCCAACGATCTGCCACTGCCGCTCTACCTCCAGCTCGCGCGCTACCTGCGGGGGCAGATCGTCAGCGGCCGGTTCGGCCACCGGGACGCGCTGCCCGGCGAGCGGGAGATGGCGGAGCGCTTCAGCGTGTCGCGCGTCACGGTGCGCAAGGCCATCAAGGAGCTGCTGGACGAGGGCCTGCTGCAACAGCGCCAGGGCGTGGGCACCTTCGTCAACCGCGGCACCAGCCCCTATGTGGAGCAGCGCCTGTCCACGCTGACCAGCTTCTCCGAGGACATGACCTCGCGAGGCCTCACCGCGGGCTCGCTGTGGCTCAACCGCACGGTGACGGCGGCGAGCCCCGAGGAGGCCCTGGCCCTCGGGCTGAGCCCGGGCGCCACCGTCAGCCGCATGCAGCGCCTGCGCACCGCCAACGGCAACGCCATGGCGCTGGAGATGGCGGTCATCCCCACGCGCTTCCTGGCCGACCCCCTGGAGGTCCAGGGCTCGCTCTATGACACGCTCCGGCGCAAGGGCTTCACGCCCCACCGCGCCCTGCAGCGCCTGTCCGCCATCCAGCTGCCCGCCGAACAGGCCGAGCAGCTCGGCGTGCCCGAGGGCTCTGCCGCCCTCTACATCGAGCGGCGCACGCTGCTCGAGGACGGCACCCCGCTGGAGTTCGTCCGCTCCCAATATCGGGGCGACGCCTACGACTTCATCGTCGAATTGAACCTGGCCGCCCCGGCCCGAGAGGTGAACCGATGA
- a CDS encoding N-acetylmuramic acid 6-phosphate etherase, producing MVQQSNLIPVDPGEATLMKETEAAARRFQGLDGWGTAEVLETLWSGQSRAMAACLPALPALGRAVDAARERLAGTQGRLIYAGAGSAGALAALDALELPGTFGWPSTRLSVLLAGGLDLARGLDAGAEDDAGTGRARVAELHPGPADVVLGVSASGGSAFTVGVVEEARRRGALTVAIASVEGSPLVAAAEHAVVVHTGAEVIAGSTRLGAGTAQKVVLNLFSTAVMTGLGLVFDNMMCNVRPDNAKLRQRCVTIISRIAGVGEPAAADALARHGDIPRAVLGLAGLSPADADHALVRSGGNLRAALESASKEKGEPCPR from the coding sequence ATGGTGCAGCAGTCCAATCTAATACCAGTTGATCCGGGGGAGGCCACGTTGATGAAGGAGACGGAAGCGGCGGCCCGGCGATTCCAGGGGCTGGATGGTTGGGGGACCGCGGAGGTGCTCGAGACGCTGTGGAGCGGTCAGTCGCGGGCGATGGCCGCCTGCCTGCCCGCGCTGCCCGCGTTGGGACGGGCCGTGGACGCGGCCCGGGAGCGGCTGGCGGGCACCCAGGGACGGTTGATCTACGCGGGAGCTGGCTCGGCGGGTGCGCTCGCGGCGCTGGATGCGCTGGAGCTGCCCGGAACGTTTGGCTGGCCGTCGACCCGGCTCTCGGTCCTGCTGGCCGGCGGGTTGGATCTCGCGCGGGGCCTGGACGCGGGGGCCGAGGACGACGCGGGCACGGGCCGCGCCCGGGTGGCGGAGCTGCACCCCGGTCCGGCGGACGTGGTGCTGGGGGTCTCCGCCAGTGGCGGCAGCGCCTTCACCGTGGGCGTGGTGGAAGAGGCCCGGCGCCGGGGCGCCCTGACGGTGGCCATCGCCAGCGTGGAGGGCTCGCCGCTGGTGGCCGCCGCGGAGCACGCGGTGGTCGTGCACACGGGGGCGGAGGTGATCGCCGGCTCCACCCGGCTGGGCGCGGGAACGGCCCAGAAGGTGGTGCTCAACCTCTTCTCCACGGCCGTCATGACGGGCCTGGGCCTCGTCTTCGACAACATGATGTGCAATGTGCGGCCGGACAACGCGAAGCTGCGCCAGCGCTGCGTCACCATCATTTCCCGTATCGCCGGAGTCGGCGAGCCCGCCGCCGCGGACGCGCTCGCCCGCCACGGAGACATCCCCCGCGCCGTCCTCGGGCTCGCGGGCCTGTCCCCGGCCGATGCCGATCACGCCCTCGTTCGCTCGGGGGGTAACCTGCGCGCCGCTCTGGAGAGCGCATCCAAGGAGAAGGGCGAACCATGTCCTCGCTGA
- the ptsP gene encoding phosphoenolpyruvate--protein phosphotransferase, whose product MSSLSSPVETQALSSLKLVAPIAGWATPLEEVPDPAFAQRMVGDGIAVDPTSSELRAPCEGVVVSVHASRHACTLRTGTGAEVLLHIGIDTVNLRGEGFIAHVQEGQRVQVGEPLIGFDMDLVARKARSLLTVMVVVNGDTHTVKQKVEDRAVAVGEPLLEVEGGTAQPVAEVAGDSSARRVRLLIPHGLHARPAAVFSRHATMHPGVVRVACGERTVNGKSVVGLMSLGARHGDTLTISVEGAQAEQRVQALVDLVTSGLGDTLQPIAESSAPVEAPVTASASAAASFFPSDRPALFQGTSAAPGVAVGIAIRVLEDQVELNQRGRGLAEEQRRLSDALAGVRHEIELMIERSTADGAHTEIFRAHLELLDDPELNDAAGRSLSAGHSAEWAWRSATELHVGMLQELENELLAERGGDLRDIGRRVIALLTGKNGSRVPTELPSNAILVADELLPSDLAEVPAGRLAALCTAKGGPTSHVAILAAGLGIPAVVAAGDAALRIPTGATLIVNGDRGEVQVHPSAAQQEATLRALAERATRREAYLAQAHEGCHTLDGARIEVFANLGRPGDAAAAAGQGAEGCGLLRSEFLFLERTTAPSEAEQTAQYQTIATALAGRPLVIRTLDVGGDKPLAYLPLPREENPVLGLRGVRVSLRYPELLRTQLRAILRVKPEGVCRVLVPMVTSAHELRAVRAMLEDERRALGVSTPVQLGAMIEVPVAAVLSERLAAEADFLSIGTNDLTQYGLAMDRGNPHVAAQLDGLHPGVLRLVAQTVEGARKHSRPVAVCGGIASDARAAPLLIGLGVTELSVAPSVIPSHKALIRTLSLSACAEVARKALELESGDEVRALVTNTWPGL is encoded by the coding sequence ATGTCCTCGCTGAGCTCACCCGTGGAGACACAAGCCTTGTCCTCGTTGAAACTCGTCGCGCCGATCGCCGGTTGGGCGACCCCGTTGGAAGAGGTTCCGGACCCCGCCTTCGCCCAGCGCATGGTGGGAGATGGCATCGCGGTCGACCCGACCTCGTCCGAGCTGCGCGCCCCGTGCGAGGGCGTCGTGGTGTCGGTGCACGCTTCGCGTCACGCCTGCACGCTGCGCACGGGGACGGGCGCGGAAGTGCTCCTGCACATCGGTATCGACACCGTGAACCTGCGCGGCGAGGGCTTCATCGCCCACGTCCAGGAGGGGCAGCGGGTGCAGGTGGGCGAGCCGCTCATCGGCTTCGACATGGACCTGGTGGCCCGCAAGGCGCGCAGCCTGTTGACGGTGATGGTGGTGGTCAACGGGGACACGCACACGGTCAAGCAGAAGGTGGAGGATCGCGCGGTGGCGGTGGGCGAGCCCCTGCTGGAGGTCGAGGGGGGCACGGCGCAACCGGTGGCCGAGGTGGCGGGAGACTCGTCCGCGCGGCGGGTGCGGCTGCTCATCCCCCATGGTCTGCATGCCCGTCCCGCCGCCGTGTTCAGCCGTCACGCCACGATGCACCCGGGCGTGGTGCGCGTGGCGTGTGGCGAGCGCACCGTCAATGGCAAGAGCGTCGTGGGGCTGATGAGCCTGGGCGCCCGCCATGGCGACACGTTGACGATCTCCGTCGAGGGAGCGCAGGCCGAGCAGCGCGTCCAGGCCCTGGTGGACCTGGTGACCAGCGGGTTGGGTGACACCCTCCAGCCCATCGCCGAGTCCTCCGCGCCCGTCGAGGCGCCCGTGACCGCGTCCGCGTCCGCCGCGGCGTCCTTCTTCCCGTCCGACCGTCCGGCCCTGTTCCAGGGCACGTCGGCCGCTCCGGGCGTCGCGGTGGGCATCGCCATCCGGGTGCTCGAGGATCAGGTGGAGCTCAACCAGCGGGGCCGGGGCCTCGCGGAGGAGCAGCGCCGCCTCTCCGATGCGCTCGCGGGCGTGCGCCACGAGATCGAGCTGATGATCGAGCGGTCCACGGCGGACGGGGCGCACACGGAGATCTTCCGCGCGCACCTCGAGTTGCTCGACGACCCCGAACTCAATGATGCCGCGGGCCGCTCCCTGTCGGCCGGACACAGCGCCGAGTGGGCGTGGCGCTCGGCGACCGAGCTGCACGTGGGGATGCTGCAGGAGCTGGAGAACGAGCTGCTGGCGGAGCGTGGCGGGGACCTGCGCGACATCGGCCGGCGCGTCATCGCCTTGCTGACGGGCAAGAACGGCTCGCGCGTTCCCACCGAGCTGCCCTCCAACGCCATCCTCGTCGCCGATGAGCTGCTGCCCTCGGACCTGGCGGAGGTGCCGGCGGGCCGGCTGGCGGCCCTCTGCACCGCGAAGGGCGGCCCCACCTCGCACGTGGCCATCCTGGCCGCGGGGCTGGGCATTCCGGCGGTGGTGGCCGCGGGCGACGCGGCCCTGCGCATTCCCACGGGCGCGACGCTGATCGTCAACGGAGACCGGGGCGAGGTCCAGGTCCACCCCAGCGCCGCCCAGCAGGAGGCCACCCTGAGGGCGCTCGCCGAGCGGGCCACCCGCCGCGAGGCCTACCTGGCCCAGGCGCACGAGGGGTGCCACACGCTGGATGGCGCCCGCATCGAGGTCTTCGCCAACCTCGGGCGTCCCGGTGACGCGGCGGCCGCCGCTGGCCAGGGCGCCGAGGGGTGCGGACTCCTGCGCAGCGAGTTCCTCTTCCTGGAGCGCACCACCGCGCCGAGCGAGGCCGAGCAGACCGCGCAGTACCAGACGATCGCCACGGCCCTGGCCGGCAGGCCGCTCGTCATCCGCACGCTCGACGTGGGCGGTGACAAGCCCCTGGCCTACCTGCCCCTGCCGCGCGAGGAGAACCCGGTGCTCGGCCTGCGCGGCGTGCGCGTGTCGCTGCGCTACCCCGAGCTGCTGCGCACCCAGCTGCGCGCCATCCTCCGGGTGAAGCCCGAGGGCGTCTGCCGCGTGCTGGTGCCCATGGTCACCTCCGCGCACGAGCTGCGCGCGGTGCGCGCCATGCTGGAGGACGAGCGCCGGGCGCTGGGGGTCTCCACGCCGGTGCAGCTCGGCGCGATGATCGAGGTGCCCGTGGCCGCGGTGCTCTCCGAGCGCCTGGCGGCCGAGGCGGACTTCCTCTCCATCGGCACCAATGACCTGACGCAGTACGGGCTCGCCATGGACCGGGGCAATCCGCACGTGGCGGCGCAGCTCGACGGCCTGCACCCGGGCGTGCTGCGGCTGGTGGCGCAGACGGTGGAGGGCGCGCGCAAGCACTCCCGCCCGGTGGCGGTGTGCGGCGGCATCGCGTCGGACGCGCGCGCGGCGCCCCTGCTCATCGGCCTGGGTGTCACCGAGCTGTCGGTGGCTCCCTCGGTGATTCCCAGTCACAAGGCCCTCATCCGCACCCTGTCGCTCTCCGCGTGCGCGGAAGTCGCGCGCAAGGCCCTGGAGCTGGAGAGCGGTGACGAAGTGCGTGCCCTCGTGACGAATACCTGGCCGGGCCTGTGA